The following are encoded together in the Flavobacteriales bacterium genome:
- a CDS encoding IPExxxVDY family protein has translation MKLNASEWLPQEPDFELFHIYCHQKDYRLCYALNEHFKCAFKRVRDFLEDPEKPHLPTYAQFMYEDEVTHKEYFLISNQPLIKDLVAKAGDLFATEQPELLIPELTKVDYFFQAYGQFDEFELAEIEDQLNLIPLINAAQRVDTGALKSYLNLMH, from the coding sequence ATGAAACTGAACGCATCTGAATGGCTACCTCAGGAACCCGACTTTGAGTTGTTTCATATCTATTGTCACCAGAAAGATTACAGATTGTGTTATGCCTTGAATGAGCACTTTAAATGTGCTTTTAAACGGGTGCGCGATTTCTTGGAAGACCCAGAAAAACCACATTTGCCAACCTATGCTCAATTCATGTATGAAGACGAGGTGACACACAAGGAATATTTTTTGATCAGCAATCAACCGTTGATCAAAGATCTGGTTGCAAAGGCTGGAGACCTGTTTGCAACGGAGCAGCCTGAGTTGCTCATTCCAGAGTTGACCAAGGTTGATTATTTCTTTCAGGCCTATGGTCAGTTCGATGAGTTTGAACTGGCAGAAATTGAAGATCAATTAAACCTGATACCACTGATAAATGCAGCCCAGCGAGTTGATACTGGAGCATTGAAATCATACTTAAATCTTATGCATTAA
- the rnc gene encoding ribonuclease III, with amino-acid sequence MLDTLRSFFRKDKELSQALRNILGFTPKNISIYRLALIHRSAGEKLSDGTLVSNERLEFLGDAVISAVVAKYLFKRYPFENEGFLTETRSKVVSRKNLNGLSRKLGLPEMVNKSAENNRTSSSLGGDALEALVGAIFLDRGYTHAEKFILDRMIDHFIDLEQLLKEDANFKSRVIEWCQKDKHQFEFTVMSQTIDGHRPSFAIALMIDGEVCGEGIDRTKKLAEQAAAKAACEKLNIEV; translated from the coding sequence TTGCTCGACACCCTGCGCAGCTTTTTCAGAAAAGACAAGGAACTGAGCCAGGCGTTGCGGAATATATTGGGATTTACTCCAAAGAACATTTCCATTTACCGTTTGGCACTGATTCATCGGTCTGCCGGTGAAAAACTATCGGACGGAACACTTGTAAGCAATGAACGCTTGGAGTTTTTGGGAGATGCGGTGATCAGTGCCGTTGTTGCCAAATATCTGTTTAAACGATATCCATTTGAAAATGAAGGATTCCTGACCGAAACCAGATCAAAGGTTGTAAGTAGGAAAAACCTGAATGGCCTTTCGCGCAAACTTGGCTTGCCCGAAATGGTGAATAAGAGCGCAGAGAACAATAGAACGAGTTCATCGCTTGGCGGAGATGCACTGGAAGCACTTGTGGGAGCAATCTTTCTCGATCGCGGATATACTCATGCCGAAAAGTTCATTCTAGACCGAATGATCGATCATTTCATCGATCTTGAACAGCTTCTGAAAGAAGACGCCAATTTCAAGAGCAGAGTGATTGAGTGGTGCCAGAAAGACAAGCATCAGTTTGAGTTCACCGTGATGAGCCAGACCATTGATGGTCATCGTCCATCTTTTGCCATTGCATTAATGATTGATGGTGAAGTTTGCGGAGAAGGAATTGACCGCACAAAAAAGCTGGCAGAGCAGGCAGCGGCAAAGGCAGCTTGCGAAAAGCTCAATATCGAAGTTTAA
- the fabF gene encoding beta-ketoacyl-ACP synthase II — translation MELKRAVITGMGALTPVGNSLTEYWENLIAGKSGAAPITHFDASKFKTQFACEVKNFDPEAHFDRKEARKLDPYAQYALVTATEAWADAGLNEELIDHDRAGVIWGSGIGGLKTFYDECSEFALGDGTPRFNPFFIPKMIADIAAGHISMKWNLRGPNFTTVSACASSTNSLIDSFNYIRLGMADIFVTGGSEAAVTQAGVGGFNAMKALSQRNDSPETASRPFDLDRDGFVLGEGSGCLIVEELEHALARGAKIYAEIVGGGMSADAHHITAPHPEGLGAINVMRSALRDAGLKPSDIDYINVHGTSTPLGDIAESKAIKEVFGTDAYNLNISSTKSMTGHLLGAAGAIEAIACVMSVKNDLVPPTINHFTDDPAFDPKLNFTFNQAQKRVVNAAISNTFGFGGHNASIIVKKFVL, via the coding sequence ATGGAGCTAAAACGCGCAGTTATTACAGGCATGGGAGCCCTTACTCCGGTAGGCAATTCGCTTACAGAGTATTGGGAAAACCTTATTGCTGGCAAAAGTGGCGCTGCTCCCATCACGCATTTCGATGCATCGAAGTTCAAAACGCAGTTTGCCTGCGAGGTGAAGAACTTCGACCCTGAAGCACATTTTGACCGTAAGGAAGCGCGGAAACTCGATCCTTATGCGCAGTATGCATTGGTGACTGCTACAGAAGCTTGGGCTGACGCTGGATTGAACGAAGAGCTCATCGATCATGACCGTGCCGGTGTGATCTGGGGTTCGGGAATCGGAGGTTTGAAGACATTCTATGATGAGTGCAGCGAATTTGCGCTTGGAGATGGAACACCGCGATTCAATCCTTTCTTCATTCCGAAGATGATCGCAGACATTGCCGCAGGCCACATTTCTATGAAATGGAACTTGCGCGGACCTAATTTCACGACCGTTTCTGCGTGTGCGTCATCTACCAATTCGTTGATTGATTCGTTCAATTACATCCGTTTGGGAATGGCGGACATTTTCGTTACCGGTGGGTCTGAAGCTGCGGTAACACAAGCAGGAGTTGGCGGTTTCAACGCCATGAAAGCACTTTCACAACGCAACGATTCGCCCGAAACGGCATCGCGCCCATTTGACCTTGACCGTGACGGTTTTGTGCTTGGCGAAGGATCAGGTTGTCTTATTGTAGAGGAATTGGAACATGCCTTGGCACGTGGAGCGAAGATCTATGCAGAGATAGTTGGTGGCGGAATGAGTGCCGATGCACATCATATAACTGCGCCACATCCAGAGGGATTGGGAGCTATCAATGTAATGAGGAGCGCATTGCGCGATGCAGGGTTGAAGCCTAGCGATATTGACTACATCAACGTGCATGGAACAAGTACTCCGCTAGGTGATATTGCCGAGTCGAAAGCCATCAAGGAAGTTTTTGGGACTGACGCGTACAATCTGAACATCAGCTCAACCAAATCCATGACGGGCCATTTGCTTGGTGCGGCAGGAGCCATTGAGGCCATTGCTTGCGTTATGTCGGTGAAGAACGATCTTGTTCCTCCAACCATCAATCATTTTACAGATGATCCAGCCTTTGATCCGAAGTTGAATTTTACCTTCAACCAAGCTCAAAAACGTGTGGTGAATGCTGCCATCAGCAACACCTTTGGCTTTGGAGGACACAACGCTTCCATCATCGTTAAAAAGTTCGTTCTATAA
- a CDS encoding acyl carrier protein, with protein sequence MSDIASRVKAIIVDKLGVDENEVTPEASFTNDLGADSLDTVELIMEFEKEFNIAIPDDQAENIGTVGEAIKYIEENAK encoded by the coding sequence ATGTCTGATATTGCATCAAGAGTAAAAGCTATAATCGTTGATAAATTGGGTGTCGATGAGAACGAAGTGACACCTGAGGCTAGCTTCACAAATGATCTGGGAGCAGATTCTTTGGATACGGTTGAGCTGATCATGGAATTTGAGAAAGAGTTCAACATCGCTATTCCAGACGATCAGGCTGAAAACATCGGTACCGTTGGCGAAGCGATCAAATACATCGAAGAAAACGCTAAGTAA
- a CDS encoding TolC family protein, with protein MHLARISAIVLVSILSLFSTEIMAQDEWTLERCIEHALEHNIQIKQSALQEESARLDKTQSLAQLFPSLNANSSFNVNFGRNIDFVTNTYVNQQINNNSYGASSSVTLFNGFSLLNSFKQSQVDLKSAGYDLDGLSNDISLNIATAFMQIMFNEELLGVAQDQYEVTKEQLIRTQKMVDAGSIPAGNAYDVEAQLASNELQIVTAENALNTSVLTLKQMLNLPASEKFRIKRPEMDLPLEDMSATTAGTIYDQALNNWPKIKARESRLESARKGEKIAFASYTPTLSANASVNTRYSSATSFGGTRDSYQDQLKNNIGENIGFSLSIPVFNGLRSRTSVGKARLSRINAELSLQDEKNKLFSSVQQAYNDAQSSKRQFDASTKSVNAMDKAFEYAQQRYAVGMTNTLEFNTASNNLSRAKSELLRSKFDYIFKMKVLDFYQGKAITFDPTK; from the coding sequence ATGCATTTAGCAAGAATATCAGCCATTGTCCTTGTATCCATTCTAAGCTTATTCTCTACTGAGATAATGGCCCAAGACGAATGGACATTGGAACGATGCATAGAACACGCACTCGAACACAACATACAGATCAAGCAGTCTGCGCTGCAAGAGGAATCGGCACGATTGGACAAAACCCAATCGCTGGCACAACTGTTCCCATCGCTCAATGCGAACTCGAGTTTCAACGTAAACTTCGGACGGAACATTGACTTCGTGACCAATACGTACGTAAACCAGCAGATCAACAACAACAGCTACGGAGCTTCCAGCAGCGTGACCTTGTTCAATGGTTTCAGCCTTCTTAACTCATTCAAACAATCGCAAGTTGACCTGAAATCTGCAGGTTACGACCTAGATGGTTTGAGCAACGACATCAGCCTGAACATTGCCACTGCTTTCATGCAGATCATGTTCAATGAAGAGCTTCTTGGCGTGGCACAAGACCAATATGAAGTGACCAAAGAGCAATTGATCCGAACTCAAAAGATGGTTGATGCTGGTTCTATTCCTGCTGGAAACGCCTATGATGTGGAAGCACAATTGGCTTCGAATGAACTGCAGATCGTGACTGCAGAAAATGCACTCAACACCTCTGTTCTTACGCTGAAGCAAATGTTGAATCTGCCAGCATCAGAAAAATTCAGGATTAAAAGGCCAGAAATGGACCTTCCGCTTGAAGACATGAGCGCTACAACGGCTGGCACCATTTACGATCAAGCGTTGAACAATTGGCCGAAAATAAAAGCACGCGAATCGCGCTTGGAAAGCGCAAGAAAAGGAGAGAAGATTGCATTCGCGTCTTACACTCCTACGTTAAGTGCCAACGCATCGGTCAACACCCGATATTCCAGCGCAACTTCGTTCGGAGGAACGAGAGATTCATATCAAGATCAGCTGAAAAACAATATTGGTGAGAACATCGGATTTTCGTTGTCTATACCCGTTTTTAACGGACTACGAAGCAGAACCTCTGTTGGCAAGGCGCGCCTAAGCAGAATAAATGCAGAGCTTTCTCTTCAGGATGAGAAGAACAAACTCTTTTCGTCTGTACAACAAGCATATAATGATGCGCAATCTTCAAAACGTCAATTTGATGCCAGTACCAAAAGCGTGAACGCAATGGACAAAGCATTTGAATACGCCCAGCAGCGCTATGCGGTTGGAATGACGAATACCTTGGAATTCAATACCGCATCCAACAATCTTTCGCGTGCGAAATCTGAGTTGCTACGCTCTAAATTCGACTACATTTTCAAAATGAAGGTGCTGGATTTCTACCAAGGCAAAGCCATTACCTTTGATCCAACCAAATGA
- a CDS encoding efflux RND transporter periplasmic adaptor subunit: MKNNKTLVLLVATVVVLLVVALIAKKKGFVGGAPATKVAVEEVAKRSIIETVSASGKIQSESEVIISPDVSGEIMELPVKEGDKVKEGQLLVKIDPDIQQSNVERLEAALNTSKANFANAKSRLTQSESRLINSKANYERIKKLFEDKVVAQSEIDATTSEYEVAKSEVEASRQSMEASRFSVKSAEAALKEAEKSLTRTEIYSPVNGTISKLNFEKGERVVGTTQMQGSEIMTIADLDEMEVTVEVNENDIIRVGFQDTCDIEVDAYLGKTFKGIVTNIANSAMSSGMGTDQITNFEVKVRILRSSYASLVNEKQPDQSPFRPGMSATVDIRTREVKDVLSVPIQAVTTRSKKDLEAKDDEGEAERQNRRKGPASEDEDEAETVDKTAVVEDAIELIFVVEDGEVVAKVVKTGIQDNEFIELISGAELGDKVVTAPYRAISKKLNPGDAVEVVTKEELYSAKEDGAAE; encoded by the coding sequence ATGAAAAACAATAAGACTCTTGTATTACTGGTGGCCACCGTTGTTGTGCTGCTTGTGGTTGCATTAATTGCCAAAAAGAAAGGATTTGTTGGTGGAGCTCCGGCCACAAAGGTGGCTGTTGAAGAAGTTGCCAAACGAAGCATCATAGAAACCGTTTCTGCCAGCGGAAAGATCCAATCTGAATCGGAAGTAATCATCAGCCCAGACGTTTCTGGAGAGATCATGGAACTGCCTGTAAAGGAAGGCGATAAGGTGAAGGAAGGTCAATTACTCGTGAAGATCGATCCAGACATTCAGCAATCGAATGTTGAGCGCTTGGAAGCTGCATTGAATACGAGCAAAGCAAATTTCGCGAACGCGAAATCGCGTTTAACGCAATCTGAGTCACGTCTCATCAATTCTAAAGCCAACTACGAACGAATTAAAAAACTGTTCGAGGATAAAGTGGTGGCTCAATCAGAAATTGATGCCACGACCAGCGAGTACGAAGTGGCAAAGAGCGAAGTTGAAGCTTCGCGCCAAAGCATGGAAGCGAGTCGATTCAGTGTGAAAAGTGCAGAAGCTGCGTTGAAGGAAGCTGAGAAAAGCCTTACCAGAACCGAGATCTATTCTCCAGTAAACGGTACCATTTCCAAGCTCAATTTCGAAAAAGGAGAACGCGTTGTGGGAACCACTCAAATGCAAGGTTCAGAGATCATGACCATTGCCGATCTGGATGAAATGGAGGTTACCGTTGAGGTGAATGAGAACGACATTATCCGTGTTGGCTTTCAGGACACCTGTGATATTGAAGTAGATGCCTATTTAGGAAAGACCTTCAAAGGAATCGTTACCAATATCGCCAATTCGGCCATGTCTTCTGGTATGGGAACCGATCAGATCACCAATTTTGAGGTGAAAGTTCGAATTCTCCGTTCTTCCTATGCTTCGTTGGTGAATGAAAAGCAACCTGACCAATCTCCTTTCCGACCTGGAATGAGCGCAACGGTTGACATCCGCACCAGAGAAGTGAAAGATGTGTTGTCTGTTCCTATTCAGGCAGTTACAACCCGAAGCAAGAAGGATTTGGAAGCAAAGGATGACGAAGGCGAAGCAGAGCGACAAAACAGACGTAAAGGGCCTGCTTCTGAAGACGAAGATGAAGCAGAAACGGTGGACAAGACAGCCGTGGTGGAAGATGCCATTGAGCTCATTTTTGTGGTTGAAGACGGAGAAGTTGTAGCCAAAGTTGTGAAAACAGGTATTCAGGATAATGAGTTCATTGAACTGATTTCGGGAGCTGAACTGGGCGATAAAGTGGTTACCGCGCCATACCGCGCCATATCGAAGAAGCTCAACCCGGGCGATGCTGTTGAAGTTGTGACCAAAGAAGAACTGTACAGCGCCAAGGAAGACGGAGCGGCAGAGTGA
- the tsaB gene encoding tRNA (adenosine(37)-N6)-threonylcarbamoyltransferase complex dimerization subunit type 1 TsaB: MAVILHIESSTLTCSVAVSSNGKVLAVQETHDTSYAHSEKLVVYIDEAIKLAGIQPRELDAICVSKGPGSYTGLRIGVSAAKGLCFGLGIPLISIGSLESLAHWAKVHFQNELADVSILCPMIDARRMEVYTQLFNDSLHELQPVSAMIIDQQSFAMELEIGKVTFFGDGAAKCKEIIDHSNAVFLDGFNPSASGMITLAEAKFAAKQFEDVAYFEPYYLKDFMAGKPKKVF, translated from the coding sequence GTGGCCGTTATTCTCCATATTGAAAGTTCAACTTTGACGTGTTCTGTTGCTGTTTCGAGCAACGGGAAAGTATTGGCCGTTCAAGAAACGCACGACACATCTTACGCGCATTCGGAAAAACTGGTGGTTTATATTGATGAAGCCATAAAATTGGCTGGAATTCAACCCCGCGAACTGGATGCCATTTGCGTTTCTAAAGGTCCTGGTTCTTATACTGGTTTGCGCATTGGTGTTTCTGCGGCAAAAGGTCTGTGTTTCGGATTGGGAATTCCGCTAATTTCTATCGGTTCGTTGGAATCACTGGCGCACTGGGCCAAAGTCCATTTTCAGAACGAATTAGCAGATGTTTCCATTCTCTGCCCAATGATAGACGCTCGGAGAATGGAGGTTTACACACAGCTTTTCAATGACTCTCTACATGAACTTCAGCCTGTTTCGGCTATGATCATTGACCAACAGAGTTTTGCTATGGAATTGGAAATAGGCAAGGTTACTTTCTTCGGTGATGGTGCCGCCAAATGCAAGGAGATCATCGACCATTCGAATGCTGTTTTTCTGGATGGATTCAATCCAAGTGCAAGCGGAATGATCACGTTGGCCGAGGCCAAATTTGCTGCTAAGCAGTTTGAAGATGTGGCCTACTTCGAGCCTTATTATCTGAAGGATTTTATGGCTGGGAAGCCGAAGAAGGTATTCTGA
- a CDS encoding response regulator transcription factor, with amino-acid sequence MSNIRLILVDDHRIVLDGLKSLLDDIEGFDCVATADNGQKALELLKVFDVDVVLMDVDMPVMNGMEATRRIKKEYPKVKVISLTQHSERGMVQQLLDCGSDGYLLKNIAQDELTAAIRKVFEGQNVFSSEVTMSLAGKTVEKNLNGVEVELTEREVEILQLISEGLSSKQIGEKLFISPRTVDTHRTNLMNKLDIHNIAGLIRFALKNGYA; translated from the coding sequence ATGAGCAACATCCGGTTAATATTGGTCGATGATCACCGCATAGTTTTGGACGGGCTGAAATCGCTGCTTGACGACATCGAAGGTTTCGATTGCGTGGCCACAGCCGACAATGGTCAAAAAGCATTGGAACTGTTGAAGGTTTTTGACGTGGATGTGGTGCTGATGGATGTAGACATGCCAGTGATGAACGGCATGGAGGCAACCCGAAGAATCAAGAAGGAATATCCGAAGGTGAAAGTGATATCGCTGACCCAGCACAGCGAACGAGGCATGGTACAGCAGCTGCTCGATTGCGGTTCGGACGGTTATCTGCTAAAGAATATTGCGCAAGATGAACTTACAGCGGCAATTCGAAAGGTTTTTGAAGGCCAGAATGTGTTTTCCAGTGAAGTGACCATGAGTTTGGCCGGAAAAACAGTGGAGAAGAATTTGAATGGAGTGGAAGTAGAACTTACCGAACGGGAAGTGGAGATTTTGCAGTTGATATCTGAAGGACTCAGTAGTAAACAGATCGGAGAAAAGCTATTCATCAGTCCACGAACGGTTGATACGCATCGCACCAACCTGATGAACAAGCTTGATATTCACAACATTGCAGGACTTATTCGTTTTGCGTTGAAGAACGGCTACGCTTGA
- a CDS encoding sensor histidine kinase: protein MIRQRYFRRSLVLFFLLFSVQTWAQSNADSLLSIHHAGKADESTYNALIWVYVFNQPDSAIHFGNKALKWCAKSGRDSLVPGIYNRIGVAYDIKSMPDSALYWYALALKEAKLKKNLKTEAGALNNIGLIYWNQGATEKAIDHYIRSAEIFERIGDDIGLGNNYNNIGLILNEDHQFDKSLRYHRQALQIRQRANHTYGIAASYTNIAQVFLYREIPDLDSTEHYVLMSIPLKIKLNDLYGLARAYNCLADVHLGRKDFDQALEYLIKTLRIQQAIGNSEGYASTYYNIAEVYRMLNDRKTMLSYLDSAQTVAESHDDKALLWKVYWEKAKTLSKLGRFEDAYPYWMSYVAIKDSLVNAERSLQVQELETQYRTAEQETEIADKKVALAEAKLKIENQTKWVIGLLSGLVMLVLLGFALLQRSKRKSQAEKDAALIKERERGISAVIEATEEERKRIAKDLHDGIVQTLTALSLRLQKGFSMIKDVSDEQRTRYAESKAMLDESIAEVRSISHQMMPRVLSERGLIPAIEDMLGKSLGSTDINYEFEHHKVEGERFPENLEISVYRISQELINNIIKHSDAKAVSVQLLKSKTHLILVIEDNGKGFKFDSEQNQNGIGLMNISSRAKAMNGEVNYQPSPEQGTVATIRIPLP, encoded by the coding sequence ATGATTCGCCAACGCTACTTTAGACGTTCGTTAGTATTGTTTTTTCTGTTGTTCTCGGTTCAAACCTGGGCACAATCGAATGCTGATAGTCTCTTGTCTATCCATCATGCTGGAAAAGCAGATGAAAGCACTTACAATGCTCTTATTTGGGTCTATGTGTTCAACCAGCCCGATTCGGCCATCCATTTTGGGAACAAGGCGCTGAAATGGTGCGCTAAAAGTGGACGAGATTCGCTTGTGCCCGGCATTTATAACCGCATCGGGGTGGCCTATGATATCAAGTCGATGCCCGATTCGGCCTTGTATTGGTATGCCCTGGCACTGAAGGAGGCCAAGCTCAAGAAGAATTTGAAAACCGAGGCGGGAGCACTCAACAATATCGGTCTCATCTATTGGAACCAAGGCGCCACAGAAAAAGCCATCGATCACTACATCCGTTCAGCAGAGATCTTTGAGAGGATCGGTGATGATATCGGCCTAGGCAACAACTATAATAATATCGGCCTCATTCTTAATGAGGATCATCAGTTTGATAAAAGCTTGCGCTATCACCGACAGGCACTACAGATTAGGCAAAGAGCAAATCATACTTATGGGATTGCGGCCAGCTACACAAACATCGCTCAGGTATTCTTGTATCGCGAAATACCAGACCTTGACTCGACAGAACATTACGTGCTGATGTCAATTCCACTTAAGATCAAATTGAATGATCTTTATGGTCTTGCACGCGCCTACAATTGTTTGGCGGATGTTCATTTGGGCAGAAAGGATTTCGATCAGGCACTGGAGTATTTGATTAAAACGCTTCGGATTCAGCAGGCAATTGGCAATTCGGAAGGATACGCCTCTACGTATTACAACATAGCCGAGGTTTACCGTATGCTTAATGACCGAAAGACCATGCTCAGCTATTTGGATTCTGCGCAAACTGTGGCAGAATCGCATGACGATAAGGCATTACTTTGGAAGGTCTATTGGGAGAAAGCAAAAACACTGAGCAAATTGGGTCGCTTTGAAGATGCTTATCCTTATTGGATGAGTTATGTCGCCATAAAGGACAGTTTGGTGAACGCGGAACGCAGTCTTCAAGTTCAAGAACTCGAAACACAATATCGAACTGCGGAGCAGGAAACCGAGATCGCTGACAAAAAAGTTGCCTTGGCCGAGGCTAAACTCAAAATAGAGAACCAGACCAAATGGGTCATCGGTCTGTTAAGTGGTCTGGTTATGTTGGTGTTACTTGGTTTTGCGCTCCTTCAGCGATCCAAACGGAAGTCTCAGGCCGAAAAAGATGCTGCACTCATTAAAGAGCGAGAACGAGGAATTTCTGCAGTGATTGAAGCTACGGAAGAAGAGCGGAAGCGTATTGCCAAAGATCTGCATGATGGAATTGTGCAGACGCTGACTGCGCTGAGCTTGCGTTTACAGAAAGGGTTCTCCATGATCAAAGATGTTTCAGATGAACAGCGCACTCGTTATGCAGAATCGAAAGCCATGCTGGACGAATCCATTGCTGAAGTTCGGAGCATCAGCCATCAGATGATGCCGCGTGTATTGAGCGAAAGAGGGCTCATTCCGGCCATTGAAGATATGTTGGGCAAAAGCTTGGGAAGCACCGACATCAACTATGAATTTGAGCACCATAAAGTGGAAGGTGAACGATTTCCTGAGAACTTGGAAATCAGCGTATATCGCATTTCGCAGGAGCTTATCAACAACATCATCAAACATTCTGACGCTAAGGCTGTTTCTGTGCAGTTATTGAAATCGAAAACACACCTCATTCTGGTGATTGAAGATAACGGAAAGGGTTTTAAATTTGATTCGGAGCAAAACCAGAATGGAATTGGACTGATGAACATAAGTAGTAGAGCCAAAGCGATGAATGGTGAAGTGAACTACCAGCCAAGCCCAGAACAAGGAACTGTTGCAACCATTAGAATTCCGCTACCATGA
- a CDS encoding acyl-CoA carboxylase subunit beta, whose translation MKEKINELREKQELAKLGGGEKRIESQHAKGKLTARERIHLLLDEGSFEELGMFVTHRSQEFGLDRQKFLGDGVITGYGTVKGRTTYVFAQDFTVFGGSLAEMHAEKICRIMDLAMENGAPVIGLNDSGGARIQEGVVSLGGYADIFYKNTLASGVIPQISAIMGPCAGGAVYSPALTDFVMMVQDSSYMFVTGPNVVKTVTHEEVTSEELGGASAHSTKSGVTHFACANDLECIEQLKKLLSYMPQNCEEESPTLEYHAGDENRLQLDDIIPENPNQPYDIKEVIEAVADAGSFMEVHAHFAENMVVGFARLAGKSIGIVANQPAVLAGVLDIHASTKGARFVRFCDCFNIPLLVFEDVPGFLPGTDQEWNGIISNGAKLLYAFCEATVPRITVITRKAYGGAYDVMNSKHIGADMNYAWPSAEIAVMGAKGAAEIIFRHEIMSSADPEAKLKEKELEYLEHFANPYRAAERGYVDEVILPSKTREKLIRAFSMLKNKARTLPRKKHGNIPL comes from the coding sequence ATGAAAGAGAAGATAAACGAGCTTAGAGAAAAACAGGAATTGGCCAAGTTGGGCGGTGGCGAAAAGCGCATCGAATCTCAACATGCCAAAGGCAAATTGACAGCAAGGGAACGCATTCATCTCTTGCTGGATGAAGGGAGTTTTGAGGAGCTAGGGATGTTCGTAACGCATCGTTCGCAAGAATTCGGTCTTGATAGACAGAAGTTTCTAGGCGATGGTGTAATTACTGGATATGGAACCGTGAAGGGAAGAACGACATACGTTTTTGCGCAGGATTTTACCGTTTTCGGTGGTTCGCTGGCCGAAATGCATGCTGAGAAAATATGCCGCATCATGGACCTGGCCATGGAAAATGGTGCTCCGGTAATTGGATTGAACGATTCTGGTGGCGCTCGTATTCAGGAAGGCGTTGTTTCGCTGGGTGGATACGCGGACATCTTCTATAAAAACACACTTGCTTCTGGGGTAATTCCACAGATTTCGGCCATTATGGGACCATGCGCTGGCGGTGCGGTTTACTCTCCTGCACTTACTGATTTTGTGATGATGGTTCAGGATTCGAGTTACATGTTCGTAACTGGGCCGAACGTGGTCAAAACAGTGACTCATGAAGAGGTTACTTCAGAAGAATTGGGAGGCGCAAGTGCGCACTCAACAAAGTCTGGCGTCACGCATTTTGCTTGTGCCAATGATCTTGAGTGCATAGAACAGCTTAAGAAACTGTTGAGCTATATGCCACAGAATTGTGAGGAAGAATCGCCAACGTTGGAATATCACGCTGGAGATGAAAATCGCCTGCAGTTGGATGACATCATTCCCGAGAACCCAAATCAGCCATACGACATCAAGGAAGTAATTGAAGCGGTGGCTGATGCTGGCTCATTCATGGAAGTGCATGCACACTTTGCCGAGAACATGGTAGTTGGCTTTGCCCGATTGGCTGGAAAAAGCATTGGAATCGTGGCCAATCAGCCAGCAGTGTTGGCAGGTGTTTTAGATATTCATGCATCCACAAAAGGCGCACGTTTTGTGCGTTTTTGCGATTGTTTCAACATTCCGCTATTGGTGTTTGAGGATGTTCCAGGGTTTCTTCCAGGAACAGATCAGGAATGGAATGGCATCATTTCGAATGGTGCTAAATTGCTTTATGCATTCTGCGAGGCTACTGTTCCGCGGATTACGGTCATTACCCGAAAAGCATATGGCGGAGCTTACGATGTAATGAACAGCAAGCACATTGGTGCGGATATGAACTATGCGTGGCCATCGGCAGAAATTGCAGTTATGGGAGCCAAAGGCGCAGCAGAGATCATTTTCAGACACGAAATCATGTCGTCTGCAGATCCAGAAGCCAAACTCAAAGAGAAGGAGCTGGAATATCTTGAGCATTTCGCCAATCCATATCGCGCAGCAGAAAGAGGTTATGTTGATGAGGTCATTCTGCCTTCAAAAACCCGCGAAAAACTGATTCGAGCATTTAGCATGCTGAAGAATAAAGCCCGAACGCTGCCCCGAAAGAAGCACGGGAATATTCCACTATAG